A window of Cystobacter fuscus DSM 2262 genomic DNA:
CCTTGAGCCGCTCCGCGCCCTCCGGGCTCGTCAGGTTGCGGCCCTGCATCTCGTAGGCGGCGATGCCGCTGAAGCCGCGCAGCTGCGCCGTCCAGTCCTGGTAGTTGGGCCACGACACCGAGCCCCTCCAGTCGGGATCCCTCGCCGGCTGGGTCTCGTAGAGCCGCACGAGCCGCTCGGGATCGCGGTAGGGCAGCGGGCGCAGGAGCACCGAGTCCACCACGCTGAAGATGGCCGCGTTGGCGCCAATGCCGAAGGCCAGGCACAACACCGCCACGGCCGTGAAGCCTGGGCTCTTGCGGAGCATGCGCGCGGCGAAGCGCAGATCGCGCGCGACGTCCTCCCACCATTTGCTCAAACGCACCCGTCGCACCTCGTCCCGCTGGACTCTAGCAAATCCCCGGGTCCCCCCCACCAGGCGGCTGGCGCCTGCTTCACCCGCGCGCCAGTGGCAGCTCCGCGGCGAGTCCTTCCAGCAGCACGTTCTGGAAGTGGGCCTGGCGGCAGGCCGCGCTGAAGTAATGCGAGAAGGAGGCGAAGGTGAGCACCGGGCCATCGACGAACAGCAGGCTCTCACCCGAGAACGCGCCAAACGTCTCCTGGAGCGCGGGAACCAGCTCGCGCAGCCGTCCCTTCAACTCCTCGGGCAGCGCCTGGCCCGGGGCCAGCAATTGCGCGTCCCACGCCTTGCCGAAGAAGTACAGCAGCAGCGGCGTGCCCTCGGGCCTGTTCACCACGAACGAGTCCCAATGCACCGCGGGAGGCGCGTCCGACACCTTCCACGAGTAGAAGTCGAAGGGGCTCTTCCAGATCGGCCGCGTGAAGGGGGCGGAGTCGATGGGCTCGGGCCCATAGCCGTACTTGTACTCGGGCGTGCGCAGCCCGGGGACCTTCTTCCCGATGAGCTTCCACTGGCTGACCAGCGGCACCAGGTGGCCCACCGGCGAGCACACGCCCGGGGCGCCGATGACCTTCTTGTACCCGCGCAGCACGTGGTCGAGCGCGCTGGTGACGAGCCCCCGGGCGAGCAGCGAGTTCTCCCCCCCCAGGGCCTTCAGGGTTTGATCCGAGATCTCCACCACCCGGTTGAGGATGATGGGCTGGGCGGACGCGGAGCCCCCGGCGGTGGGCTGCTGGTGGTGGAACAGCCCGTCCTCGTCGCTGAACGTGGCGCCGCTGGCGCGCAGGAAGTCACTGACCTTCGAGCGCGAGATGCGCCAGGGCAGGCTCGGGCTCGCCTCCAGTGAACGGGAAATCTGCTCTTCGACGGCATCGTCCGAGATGACAAGAATCTCCACAAAGGCTCCAGCAGGCTGGCGGGAACGTGCCCGCGCGGTGGCTCCTGGCCAGCTCCCGGTCTTCCCGGGCGCTTAGCGCATCGTCCCCGGAGGGGGCGGCGGGGCGGGGGGCTCGGGGGTGGGGGGCAGGTTGAGCCCGGGGAAGTCCGAGGGGCCGGCCCGGAAGGTGACGACCTGGCCGTTGCGCAGCACCTCGAAGTTGAACACCGAGCCGGCGCTCTCCCGCCAGACGAACAGGGCATCCGAGGGCCTGCTGATGACGCGGCCATCGATGCGCCTCACCACATCCCCTACCTGGAATGGCCAGAACCCCGTCGGCGTCGACTGGGTGGCGACCACGCCTTGCGTCTTGGACTCGAGCACCAGCGAGGCCGTTCCCGCCTGGATCTGGGCCCGGTCCGTCTGCGCGGTCAGTCGGGTGCTCACCTGTTTGCCTCCTGGGGACTCACTGGACGGCTTGGATGGGTCGCCCGGAGCGAACGCGAGCATGAAAAAACCCACGAACAGCGCGGAGGTCGTCGTCACGGGGTTGCTCCCTTCTGGACGGGCGGTTGGTATTGCGCGCCACCCGCCGGAGCCACGGCCACGTTCTCCGGGCGGGACTCGGACGGGGGCGAGAACTTCCGGCGGATGATCTGCTGCATCTGATCCATCGCATGCAGCGTGCGTGGATCCACGTTCGAGAAAGGTTTCACGTAGTCGCTCAGCTTGCCCGGCATCAGGAAGCCCGAGGCGTAGCGATTGCGCCGCTTCAGGGCCAGGCGCTGCTGCTCGGCGGAGAGCTCTCCGCGCTCCATGCGCTTGAGCGTGTAGTGGAGGATGGCGAAATAGACGAACACCGCGTGCAGGAAGGGAAGCACCCGGATGGGGCGCATCGACCAGGGCGACACGGGGCGCGCGTCGCCGTCCGACTCGCCTCCGACGATTTGGAACGGATGCTCCAGGTACTCATACGTCGACAGCAGGTTGTGCACGGACTCGTGGATCAAATCATCCATCAACTGCTCGTGCGAGTACTCCGGCTTGTGCACGTTGAGCAGGCGGATCGCGCCAATCTCATCGGAGACCTGCTCGGAGGCGGGCAGGGCGCCCTCGCGCTTGCGCACGCACGCCACGCGCGTGTAGTTGCGGATGATGCGCGCGAAGATGGGCGCGGTGGCCTCGATCTCGGCGAAGGCCGCGGAAAGCTTGCTCAGGACCTGGGCCTTCTCCTCCTCGGTGAAGGGCACGAAGTCGCCAAAGAACACGGGGCTCGTCATGTCCGAGCGCCGGCAGAAGGGGCTCGACAGATCCACCGTCACCGAACCACCCAGCAGCGGCGCCGCATAGGTGTTGCCCTCGACTCCCCCGGCGTGGACCGCCTTGGCGAACAGGGGATTCCAACGCTCTCGCGCCTGGCCCCGGGCGGACGCCTCGAGGGCGCTCTCACCCACGCACAGCTCGATCAGGCCCCGGAGATCCGGCGTCTTGCCCGAGCGCTGCTGACGGAACATCTCCGAGAAGACCGCCGGCGACAGGAAGAAGGCATACCGCTCCCGCGCGCTCAGCGCCTCGTAGGCGGCGCTCGCCTCCCGCGCCATCTCCGCCGAGGAGAGCCGCGTCAACCACAGGAGATCCTCGAACTGGAACTTGAGCTTCTGGACGAAGTGCTCGACCTGATTGTCAATGAGGGGTGGGCAGGAACCACCAGCGGTCAATGAATAGATGATCTGCAACATCAGGAAGGCACCCCACGGCTGGAGTGAAAAAAAAAGGCCTCGGGCCGTTGGACCCGGGGCCTTTCCCTACAGCAGAATCAGACCGCGAAGCCGCTGTCGCTGGGGGCGAACTGGATGCCCGCGCTGTCGCGCTGCGAGCGGGTCTGCTGCTGCTGCTGCTGCTGCTGCTGGCTGGAGGCCGCGAGCAGGTCGTTGTAGCCCTCGATCTCCAACGCCAACGAGACTTCGGACTGCTCGGCGCTCAGGGTCAGGGTCTTGTCGCTGTCGACGGACGCGTCGATGGCGAGGGGACCAGCGGCAACAGCGAGCGAGGCGATGGCAGCGGCGCAGTTGAGCTTCTTCATGAGGCACTCCCTTGTCGTTGGTAGAGGGCGCTACGAAACCGCCTGGCGCGTCTGCTGTTCAGGGGGCTGAGTCACAGCCGCGCAAACGGTGAGGAAAGTTATAGAAACAAAACTACTGCCAGTCAACAGCACTTGGTAATTCGCGTCATGATTGTCAAATCAACCGGAACGGGACTCGGGGACTATCCGGTCCGCGGGCCCTCCGGCTCCTGGACGCCCCTCGCGGACACCTGTGGTTTCCCCGGGTGAAGCCTCCTACCCGTCCCTCCACTGTTTCGAGAGTTCATCGTTTTGAGGAAGAATCTGGGAGGCGTCTGATCTGCCGCGGGAGATGGCGATGACGAGCGGAGCGGGGCAAACGCGGGCGCGCGACGAGCAGCCGCGAGAGGAGCCGGCGAAGGAGCTGTTGCGGCTCGAGGGCCTCACCAAGGTCTTCGAGACGGACGAGATGGAGACGCACGCGCTCTCGGAGGTGAACCTCTCGGTGGGCCAGGGCGAGTGGGTGTCCATCGTGGGGCCCTCGGGCTCGGGCAAGTCGAGCCTGCTGGCGGTACTGGGGTTGTTGGACACGGTCTCCCGGGGGCGCTACCTGCTGGATGGGCAGCCGGTGTTGGAGCTGTCCCCGGCGCAGCGGGCGCTGGTGCGCAACCAGCACATCGGCTTCATCTTCCAGAGCTTCAACCTGATTGGCGACCTGTCCGTCTACGAGAACGTGGAGCTGCCGCTGACCTATCGCGACATGGCGGCGGACGAGCGCCATGCCCGGGTGGAGCGGGCCCTGGAGCGCGTGGGCATGAGCCACCGGGCGCGGCACATGCCCGGGCAGATCTCCGGCGGCCAGCAGCAGCGCGTGGCCGTGGCGCGCGCCGTGGCGGGCGAGCCCCTCCTGCTCCTGGCGGACGAGCCCACCGGCAACCTCGACTCGAAGAATGGAGCGCAGGTGATGCAACTGCTCACCGAGCTGCACCAGGGCGGCGCCACCCTGATCATGGTGACCCATGATCCGAATCAGGCGCGGCTCGGGACGCGTCAGGTGAGCCTCTTCGATGGCCGCATCGTCCAGGACGAGCGCCTGCGCTGAGCGGCCTCGAAGAGCGGGGGGCCCCGAAGGGAGGGGGCCCCGTGACGCCTCAGTTCTTGCCGCCCGGCAGCTTGCGGTACACGCCCACCACCTGGCCGAGGATCATCGTGGAGCGGAAGTCCGCCCGGTTCACGTAGATGGGCTGCATGGTGGCGTTGGCCGGCTGGAAGCGGATGCGATCGCCCTCGGGGTAGTAGCGCTTGACCGTGGCCTCGTCCTCGATGAGCGCCACCACGATGTCGCCGGGCTGCGCCTGCGCCGCCTTGCGCACGAAGAGGTAGTCCCCGTCGAAGATGCCGTCGTCGATCATCGACTGGCCCTTGACCCGGAGCGCGAACACCTCGCGCCCGTTGCCCCCCAACAGGAAGCTGTCGATGCGGACCGAGTCCTCCGCGTTCTCCTGGGCGAGCAGGGGAGCGCCGGCCGCCACCTTGCCGAGCAGGGGGACTTCCACCATCCCCGACTCCTTCTTCACTCCCAGTCCCAGCAGCAGGCGCGCCCGCTTGGTGGGCACCAGCGAGCGGCTCTGCTGCTCGCCCCGGTTGAGGTAGCCCTTGCGCTCGAGCGCCTTGAGGTGATCGTTCACCCCGTTGGTCGAGCGGATGTCCATCTCCTCGCCGATCTCCCGGATGGTCGGCGGGAAGCCCCGCGACTCGGTCTCCTTCACGATGAAGGCGAGGATTTCCCGTTGACGTTCGGTCAGCTCTTCCATGATGCCCGGCTCCCTCGGCTGGTGGGCAACCCACCTGCGAAACAGGCTTTCAGTTCCCGCATGCTCCCTGAACATACGTATAGAGTCAATGCGTTCAAGGGTGCTCCGGCCCCCCGAGGACGGATGCTGAGGGGGCACCCCGGCTGGGCGTAGACTTGGCCAACCGTGTCCGACACCCGACATACCCTGCTGTTGGTCGATGACGAGCCGGATGTCATCGATCTCCTCCAGCGCATGTTCCACAAGCGCTACCAGGTGCTCTCGGCCTCCTCGGGCCGCGAGGCCCTGGAGCTGCTGCGGCGCCACCCCGTGGACGTGCTCATCACCGACCAGCGCATGCCGGAGATGACGGGCATCGAGCTGGTGACGGCCGCGCGCGCCGAGGGCCTCGACGTCACGGCGCTGCTGCTCACCGGCTACACCAACCCCGAGGACATCATCGCGGCCATCAACCGGGGGCAGGTCTACCGCTACATCACCAAGCCGTGGGACCTGAACGACCTCGTCTTCACCGTGAAGAACGCGGTGGACTACACCCAGCTGCGGCGCGACAAGGAGCGGCTCTTGCGCCAGCTGCACCAGCGGGTGGAGGCGCTGGACGTGCTCTACGAGGTGAGCCGCGCGAGCGCCGGGGAGCCGCTCGACTACGACGCCATCATCGATCGGGTGCTCGTGGCGGTGTCGCGCGTGCTGCCGTACGACTGTGGGGCGGCCCTCATCGCGGTGGGGTGGGATCGCACGGCCACCCTGCGCCTGCGCTGCCAGGGGCTGGCCGTGGGCGAGCAGGCGCTGATCGGCGTCAAGGAGTCCATGCTGGGCGCCTGGAGCACGCGCTCGGGGCTGATGTTGTCCGAGGACCGCGTCATCTCCCACGTCGAGGGCTCCACGTCCCCGGACACCGCCGCCCCCATCGTCTGGGGCAGCCAGCTCACCGTGGCCCTCACCGCCGAGGGCCGTCCGGTGGGGCTCCTGTCGCTCTTCTCCGAGCGCGCGAACGCCTACTCCGAGGAGGATGGCGCGCTGCTCGACACCCTGGCCAACCAGACGGCCGCCGCCATCCAGTCCCTGCGCGCCTCCGAGGAGGCGTCGCGCCAGCGCATGGAGCGCATGGTGCAGTCCATGGCCGATGGCGTGCTGCTCACCGACGAGAAGAACGAGGTGGTGGTGCTCAACCCCGCCGCGCGCCGCCTGCTGCGGCTGGAGGACGGCGCCCTCCAGGACGCCGGACCGCGGCTGCGCGAGCGGCTCGGGTTCGATCCCTTCGAGCTGGTGCACGGCTGGGAGGCGGGCAGCACCCAGGTGCTGCGCGAGGAGCTCACGCTGGATGCGCGCACCATCCACACCACGGTGACCCCGGTGCACGACGGGCGGGGCGCGCTGCGCGGCGTGTGCGTGGTGCTGCGCGACGTCACCGAGCAAAAGCAGCTCGAGGAGCGCAAGGACGAGTTCGTCCACATGGTGAGCCACGAGCTGCGCACGCCCCTCACCTCCATCTCCGGCTCGTTGGACCTGGTGCTCAACTTCCTCACCACGGACATGAACGAGAAGCAGCGGCGCTACCTCATGCTCGCGCGCGACTCGACGGAGAAGCTCAACGCCATCGTGGATGACCTGCTGGACCTGGCCAAGTTCGCCAAGGGCCGGCTGCGGATGAACTTCGAGTGGACGTACGTGGACGAGCTGGTGCGCCGCGCGGTGGAGAAGTACGGCCCGGCGTTCCAGGCGCGCGGCGTGACGATGACCACCGCCCTGCCGCAACATGGCCAGCGCGCCCAGGTGGATCCCAACCGCATCACCCAGGTGCTCAACAACCTGCTCACCAACGCCGCCAAGTTCACCCCCGAGGGCGGCCAGATGCGGCTGGCGCTCAAGAGCACCTCGGCGGTGCCCGGCTACTTCGCCCTGTCGTGCTGGAACAGCGGCGAGCCCATCGCCGAGGAGAACCTGGAGCGCATCTTCGACCGCTTCGAGCAGGCGCGCACCCAGGCCAACCGCACCGTGCGCGGCACGGGGCTGGGGCTGGCCATCTGCCGCAACATCGTGCAGTCGCACGGCGGCCACATCTGGAGCGAGCCGTGCGCGGATGGGGTGCGCTTCATCGCGGTGTTCCCCCTGGAGCCCGGCTCCGAGCCGCCCCGGCCCGAGGAGCTGGACTCCCCGCGCAAGCAGGACGCCGCGCCGCGCGGCCACCTGGTGCTCGTGGAGTCCGATCGGAACATCGCCTTCATCACCAAGGCGCTGCTGCGCGCGCGCGGCTACGCGGTGCGCATCGTGCCCAACGCCGAGGAGGCCCTGTCACTCGCGCGCACCCGGCCGCCGGACGCGATGCTCGTGGATGCCCGGCTGCCCGTCATCGATGGGCTGCGGCTCACGGAGCTGCTCCGGCAGGATCCGCGCACGCGCCTGCTGCCCGTGCTCGTCCTGTCCGCCTTCGACGAGCGCCCGCGCGCCTTCCGGGCCGGGGCGGATGCCTTCCTGTCCATGCCCCTGAGCGCCGAGAGCCTTTTGGCCACCACGGACTCGCTCGTGCGCGGACGCGCCGGCAAGTCCCAGGGGCGCGTGCTCCTCGCGGACGCCGACGAGAAGATGGCCTCGCTCTGCCACGAGGCGCTCGGCGGCCTCGGCTACGAGGTGCGCGTGGCCACCTCCCTGGCGCTCGCCCACCGCGCCCTGGGCGAGCACCGCCCGGACGTGCTGCTGCTCAACGCGCAACTGCCCGACGGCGATGGCTACCACTTCCTCGAGGAGATCAAGGCCGAGCGCGCCAGCGGCTCCATCTCCGTGCTCTTCCTCGCCCCCTCGGCCGACACGTCCATCAAGGTGCGCGCCCTGAAGCGCGGCGCCGATGACGTGCTCGCCAGGCCCTTCGACGCGTTGACGCTCGGCTCGCGCGTGGAGGCGGTGCTGCGCCGCAAGCAGCGCGAGCGCGGCGCTTCGCCCACCACGCAACTGCCCGGCCCGGGCGCCATCGAGCGGGAGATCCAACGCCGCTGCGCCGAGCGCACCCCGTTCGCCTACTGCTACCTGGACCTGGACAACCTCAAGGCCTACCAGGACTACTACGGCCTGGCGAAGGCCGATGGCGTCATCCGCCAGACGGGAGATCTCCTGCGCGAGGTGCTCGCCCGCGAGGGGCTGCCCGGCGACTTCCTCGGGCACATGACGGGAGATGACTTCGTCTTCGTCACCTCCGCCGAGAGCGTGGACCGGGTGTGCCAGCGCGCGCTCGAGGTCTTCGATCGGCTCATCCCGCTCTACTACGACAAGCAGGACCGGGAGCGCGGCTACATCGAGACACAGGGGCGCTATGGGGACACGCGCCGCTGTCCCATCATGAGCGTGTCGGTGGTGGCGGTGCTCGGCGACAGCGTGCCCGGCCAGGCGCTCACGGAGCTGGCGCGGCGGGCCTCGGACCTGAAGAAGCGCGCCAAGTCCATTCCGGGCTCGGTCTACCTGCGCAGTGATCGCGAACAGGCCTTCGTGCGGACGAGCGTGGGATGAGACTCTACCAGCAACTCGTCCTCTTCATGCTGGCCGCCTCGGTGCTGCCCCTGGCGGCCGTGGGCTTCTCGCTGCTGTCGGAAGCCGAGTCGGAGCTGACTCGCCGCATCGTCTCCGAGCAGGGCCTCATCGCCGAGACCACCGCCGAGGCGCTCTCCGGGGAGCTGATGAAGACGGCGGAGGCGCTCGGGCGCTCGGCGGGACTCATCGACTGGGAGCACATCACCCCCGCGGAGTTCGAGGGCGGGCTGAAGTTGCTCTACGGGCAGTCCTACGCGGTGAGCGCGGTGCTGGCGGTCGACGCGGAGGGCAAGCCCCGGGGGGCGCCGCTCTACCAGGCGGAGGGAGAGAACGACCATCCACGGTTCGAGCCCACCGCGGCGCTGGCGCTCGCCCAGGCCGTGCCGGTGCGCTCGCTGCGCCAGGCGGAGCGGGGCCAGGTCTTCCTGGGCGGTGTCTACGCGCACCAGCCCTCCGGCCAGACGGCGATGGCCATGGCGGTGAAGCTCGCCGATGGCGAGAACTCCTCCTTCGCGCTCGCCGAGGTCGTCTTCTCCGAGCTGGAGTCGCTCCTGGCGCGGCGCGCGCGGCCCGAGCTCGGACGGCTCGAGCTGGTGAAGGTGTCGGCCGGAAGCATCCTGCTCAGCACCCAGGCCGGACGCCGCTTGCAGTCATTGGAGTCGGCGTTGGCCTCGCCCCTGGCGGCCGCGAGCGGCACGGAGGGGCGGAGCTTCCGGGTGGAGCCGCTCGCCCTGAGGGTGAGCACCGCGCGGGTGCCCCAGGTGCCCGACTTCGCGGTGGTGGTGTCCCTGGACGAGGCGTCCGCGCTGGCCCCGGTGCGCGCCATGCGCCGCACGGTGCTGCTGTTCATCCTGGGAGCTTTCGTGGTGCTGCTTGGCGTGGGGGCGCTCTTCACCCGCCGGCTCAACCGCCGGCTGGCCCGCGTGGTGTCCGGCGCCGAGGCGTTCAGCCGGGGCGAGCTGCACCAGCGTGTCCAGGTGGATGGCGATGACGAGCTGAGCGACCTGGCTTCCACCTTCAATGCCATGGGCGGCGAGCTGGAGCGGGCCCAGGAGCGGATGCTGCGCTGGAACGACGAGCTCAAGGTCCGCGTGGACGAGGCCACCGCGGAGCTGAAGACCGCGCAGAGCCAATTGCTCGAGGCCCAGAAGCTCGCGGCGGTGGGTCAGCTCGGCGCCGGCGTGGCACACGAGATCAACAACCCCCTGGCCGGCATCCTCGGCAACACGCAGCTTCTGATGCTCGAGCGCGGCGAGAAGGATCCGGACTTCGAGACGTTGCGGAAGATCGAGCTGAGCGCCAAGCGGTGCAAGGACATCACCCAGAACCTGCTGCGCTTCTCCCAGCAACGCGCGCGGCCCGAGCTGCGCCCGGTGGACCTGGGGGGCGTGCTGCGCGACGCGCTCTCGCTCACGGAGAACCAGATTCAGGCGGAGGGCATCCAGCTCGCCATGGAGCTGGCGAGCCCGCCCGTGCGGGTGCGGGCGGATCCGGGGCACCTGTCGCAGGTGGTGCTGGCGCTGGTGTCCAACGCGCGCACCGCGATGATGAAGTCCGAGCAGCGCCGGCTCACGCTGCGCACCGGGGAGCGCGACGGGCAGGGCTTCTTCGAGGTGGAGGACACGGGCAAGGGCATTGCGCCCGAGCACCGCTCGCGCGTCTTCGAGCCCTTCTTCACCACCAAGGACGTGTGGAGCAACGTGGGCCTGGGGCTGTCCGTCGCCTGGCGGGTGGTGAGCGAGGCGGGGGGCACCATCGAGCTGCGCACGGAAGTGGGGCAGGGCACCTGCTTCACCGTGTGGCTGCCCAAGGCGTGAGGCGCGCCTCATGATGATCTGATTGGCCTCCAGCCTCTTCCGCTGTGCCGTCCGGCTGTGTCCACGCATGACCTGAGAAGTCAGGTCGTGCTGGCTCACTCATCCATCCACATTTCGCCGGGGTTGGCGCACAACGCCCGAAAAGGCGCTTGTGCCGCTCTGGCGAGTCGGGTCGGAGTCATGACCTGCGCGGTTGGATTGGGCTTTCCTTTGTCCATGGGCCGTGTTACCCGTCTGGGCACCTCCTGGACGAAACCCATGGAGTATTGCTTGGAGCCACGCATGTCCCAGCCGTCGGATTCTGGCGGGTCCCCGTCTCAACTCACTTTCGAGTCGGGCGGCTACCTCTACTCCATTCAGCGGCCCCTGGTGTCGCACCCCGACTACGACACCCTGCTGCTCTCCTCGCGCCAACTCGCCAAGGGGGGCCCCTTCAAGCTGGTTGTCCTCAAGCCCGTTCTCCTGGAGCACGGGCGTGAGGCCCGCACGCGAGCCATGGAGGAAGTGCGGCTCTCCAAGTCCCTGCGCCACCGCAACATCGCCCCCGTGCTCGGCTCCGCGGTGCACCACGAGGTGGCCTACGTCGTCATGGACATGGGGCATGGCCGCTTCCTGCTCTCCCTCATGGACGCCGCCGTGTCCGTCAACCGGAAGCTCACGCACGACTTCGCGGCCTATGTCGCCGCCGAGGTGGCGGACGCGCTCGACTGCGCGCACCGCGCCGTGGACGAAGAGGGCCGTCCCCTCCACCTCGTGCACCGGGCCGTGGGGCCCATGCGCATCCGCGTGGGCGACGACGGACGCATCCAGCTCACCAACTTTGGCGCCGCCTACTCGGAGCTGCTCGGCCGCATCCGCACGCCCCCGGACCTGCTCCGGGGAGACCCGGCCTACATCGCCCCGGAAATCCTCCTCGGCTTCTGCAAGCCCGAGGCGAGCCAGACGGATCCGCTCACCCCCAGGAAGCTGGACGGACGGGCCGACGTCTTCTCCCTGGGGCTCGTCCTGCTCGAAATGCTGCTGGCCCGCTACCCGTTGGATCCACCTGACACCCTCTGGCTGGACGTGGAGAGGCGCTTTCCGCCCGAGGTGCGCGGGGAGCGCTCCTCGCTCCTTCCCCTGGAGACACTCGCCAACCGCGTGCTGCACTTCGGCCCGGAGGAGGTACAGCGTGCCGCCGAGGAGCTGCCCGCGCCGTTGCAGCGGATTCTCTCCAAGGCGCTGCGCCCCCATCCGGACGAGCGTTACCAGACGGCGGGGCAGATGCGCGACGAGCTGCGCGCCTTCCTCGGCCGCCCGGAACAGCGGAAACCTTTCGGCGCGAAGGAGGCGAAGGCGGAGGCGAATGCCCTGTTCCATCAAGCCTCGGACCTGGAGCGGTTGGGGGCCTACCCCATTGTCGAGCGGGGCGTCCTCCCATTGCCTCCGGACATGACGCTCGAAGGCTCCGACGAGTTCGACGATTGAGGCGCACCATGACCCAACTCCCCAAGACACCGGCCGCGCTCGCCCGTCACCTGGGAAGGGTGGCTCGCGAGGCGCGTCACAAAGCCGCGCTGACCCAGGCGGAAGCCGCCGAGCGGATTGGCCTGGCGACGGATGTGTACGGACGCCTGGAGCGCGGCAAGATGCTCCCGAGCCTTCCCACCCTGCTGCGGCTGTGCCGGGCCCTGGCCCTGGACGCCAACCCCCTGCTGGGATTTTCCTCGTCGCGGCCGCCCGCATGGCTCACGCTGGACGCTCCCGCCGTGGACGAGCCCCCCGCGATGCGCCGCCTGCTGCGCACGCTCCGCCAGTTGAAGCCGCGCCAGCTCGCCGCCCTGAGTCGCGCGGCCAGCGCGATGCTGCCTGCCCCAGCCGCATCGGCCCCACGCGAGGCCAGGCAGCGCGCGCACTGACATGGAATACGAAAGGCTCTCGAAGTCCCTCGGGGAGGTGGCCCGCCTCGCCCGCGAGCGGCTGGGGCTCACCCAGGCCCAGGTGGCGCGGCAGACAGGCCTCGCCCCCAACGTCTACGGCCGCATCGAGCGCGGCCACATGATGCCCGCCGTCCCCACGCTGCGCCGCCTCGCCATGGTGCTCGGCCTCTCCGCCGACGTGCTGCTCGCGCTCACCCCCGCGCAGGTGGCGCCCGCGGTGGATGCACCCACCCCCGAGGGCAACCTGCCCCCGGAGCTGCGGCGGACGGTGCGCATGTTGCGCGGCTGGCCCGCCGGCCGGGTGAAGCTCCTCAACCGCATTCTCCGCTCCATCGAAAACGCCCCCGAGGAGGAGTGAGGGCGCCGCGTGTGGGGTTGATGGCCCGTGCTAATTAGCTTCCGCGTCCTGGAGGTTGTCTCCACCCATGCGAGTCCCGCCCTTCACTCCCCCGAAAAAAGGCGACAGGGTGGGGGAGTACCGCGTCGTCGAAGTGCTGGG
This region includes:
- a CDS encoding HEXXH motif-containing putative peptide modification protein is translated as MLQIIYSLTAGGSCPPLIDNQVEHFVQKLKFQFEDLLWLTRLSSAEMAREASAAYEALSARERYAFFLSPAVFSEMFRQQRSGKTPDLRGLIELCVGESALEASARGQARERWNPLFAKAVHAGGVEGNTYAAPLLGGSVTVDLSSPFCRRSDMTSPVFFGDFVPFTEEEKAQVLSKLSAAFAEIEATAPIFARIIRNYTRVACVRKREGALPASEQVSDEIGAIRLLNVHKPEYSHEQLMDDLIHESVHNLLSTYEYLEHPFQIVGGESDGDARPVSPWSMRPIRVLPFLHAVFVYFAILHYTLKRMERGELSAEQQRLALKRRNRYASGFLMPGKLSDYVKPFSNVDPRTLHAMDQMQQIIRRKFSPPSESRPENVAVAPAGGAQYQPPVQKGATP
- a CDS encoding ABC transporter ATP-binding protein; its protein translation is MTSGAGQTRARDEQPREEPAKELLRLEGLTKVFETDEMETHALSEVNLSVGQGEWVSIVGPSGSGKSSLLAVLGLLDTVSRGRYLLDGQPVLELSPAQRALVRNQHIGFIFQSFNLIGDLSVYENVELPLTYRDMAADERHARVERALERVGMSHRARHMPGQISGGQQQRVAVARAVAGEPLLLLADEPTGNLDSKNGAQVMQLLTELHQGGATLIMVTHDPNQARLGTRQVSLFDGRIVQDERLR
- the lexA gene encoding transcriptional repressor LexA, producing MEELTERQREILAFIVKETESRGFPPTIREIGEEMDIRSTNGVNDHLKALERKGYLNRGEQQSRSLVPTKRARLLLGLGVKKESGMVEVPLLGKVAAGAPLLAQENAEDSVRIDSFLLGGNGREVFALRVKGQSMIDDGIFDGDYLFVRKAAQAQPGDIVVALIEDEATVKRYYPEGDRIRFQPANATMQPIYVNRADFRSTMILGQVVGVYRKLPGGKN
- a CDS encoding response regulator, encoding MSDTRHTLLLVDDEPDVIDLLQRMFHKRYQVLSASSGREALELLRRHPVDVLITDQRMPEMTGIELVTAARAEGLDVTALLLTGYTNPEDIIAAINRGQVYRYITKPWDLNDLVFTVKNAVDYTQLRRDKERLLRQLHQRVEALDVLYEVSRASAGEPLDYDAIIDRVLVAVSRVLPYDCGAALIAVGWDRTATLRLRCQGLAVGEQALIGVKESMLGAWSTRSGLMLSEDRVISHVEGSTSPDTAAPIVWGSQLTVALTAEGRPVGLLSLFSERANAYSEEDGALLDTLANQTAAAIQSLRASEEASRQRMERMVQSMADGVLLTDEKNEVVVLNPAARRLLRLEDGALQDAGPRLRERLGFDPFELVHGWEAGSTQVLREELTLDARTIHTTVTPVHDGRGALRGVCVVLRDVTEQKQLEERKDEFVHMVSHELRTPLTSISGSLDLVLNFLTTDMNEKQRRYLMLARDSTEKLNAIVDDLLDLAKFAKGRLRMNFEWTYVDELVRRAVEKYGPAFQARGVTMTTALPQHGQRAQVDPNRITQVLNNLLTNAAKFTPEGGQMRLALKSTSAVPGYFALSCWNSGEPIAEENLERIFDRFEQARTQANRTVRGTGLGLAICRNIVQSHGGHIWSEPCADGVRFIAVFPLEPGSEPPRPEELDSPRKQDAAPRGHLVLVESDRNIAFITKALLRARGYAVRIVPNAEEALSLARTRPPDAMLVDARLPVIDGLRLTELLRQDPRTRLLPVLVLSAFDERPRAFRAGADAFLSMPLSAESLLATTDSLVRGRAGKSQGRVLLADADEKMASLCHEALGGLGYEVRVATSLALAHRALGEHRPDVLLLNAQLPDGDGYHFLEEIKAERASGSISVLFLAPSADTSIKVRALKRGADDVLARPFDALTLGSRVEAVLRRKQRERGASPTTQLPGPGAIEREIQRRCAERTPFAYCYLDLDNLKAYQDYYGLAKADGVIRQTGDLLREVLAREGLPGDFLGHMTGDDFVFVTSAESVDRVCQRALEVFDRLIPLYYDKQDRERGYIETQGRYGDTRRCPIMSVSVVAVLGDSVPGQALTELARRASDLKKRAKSIPGSVYLRSDREQAFVRTSVG
- a CDS encoding sensor histidine kinase, with the translated sequence MRLYQQLVLFMLAASVLPLAAVGFSLLSEAESELTRRIVSEQGLIAETTAEALSGELMKTAEALGRSAGLIDWEHITPAEFEGGLKLLYGQSYAVSAVLAVDAEGKPRGAPLYQAEGENDHPRFEPTAALALAQAVPVRSLRQAERGQVFLGGVYAHQPSGQTAMAMAVKLADGENSSFALAEVVFSELESLLARRARPELGRLELVKVSAGSILLSTQAGRRLQSLESALASPLAAASGTEGRSFRVEPLALRVSTARVPQVPDFAVVVSLDEASALAPVRAMRRTVLLFILGAFVVLLGVGALFTRRLNRRLARVVSGAEAFSRGELHQRVQVDGDDELSDLASTFNAMGGELERAQERMLRWNDELKVRVDEATAELKTAQSQLLEAQKLAAVGQLGAGVAHEINNPLAGILGNTQLLMLERGEKDPDFETLRKIELSAKRCKDITQNLLRFSQQRARPELRPVDLGGVLRDALSLTENQIQAEGIQLAMELASPPVRVRADPGHLSQVVLALVSNARTAMMKSEQRRLTLRTGERDGQGFFEVEDTGKGIAPEHRSRVFEPFFTTKDVWSNVGLGLSVAWRVVSEAGGTIELRTEVGQGTCFTVWLPKA